In the genome of Croceimicrobium hydrocarbonivorans, one region contains:
- a CDS encoding energy transducer TonB, translated as MDIEEEKNNRRRALISTLVIHGALFILFLFVGLTYYDPKPEDGILINFGNSETGQGEVYEAPSSGSPQNQASTPVETQQVMTQDVEDAPSIDQSSNTSTPVEPDPEPQETTNNPNETDNQQVPDEPDLKPSESLQNLINNASNSQSGGQGITEGSGDQGREDGDPNSNNYTGNGGGGNGDGNYLLGNRKALAKPKPEPCEASGRVVVKIYVDPKGNVVRAVAGEKVPGGAATTTTSSCLFERARKAAMQTTFEADRDAPVQQSGYIIYNFTKN; from the coding sequence ATGGATATCGAGGAAGAAAAAAATAATCGCCGTAGGGCCTTAATCAGCACCCTGGTTATCCATGGAGCGCTGTTTATCCTGTTCCTCTTTGTGGGGCTCACCTATTATGATCCCAAGCCGGAGGATGGCATCCTTATTAATTTCGGGAATAGTGAAACCGGTCAGGGTGAAGTGTATGAAGCCCCCAGCAGTGGCTCTCCTCAAAACCAAGCCAGCACCCCGGTCGAAACTCAGCAAGTAATGACCCAGGATGTGGAAGATGCCCCCAGCATCGACCAAAGCAGCAATACCAGCACTCCGGTGGAGCCTGATCCTGAACCTCAGGAAACCACCAATAATCCTAACGAAACCGATAATCAGCAGGTTCCGGATGAACCGGATCTCAAACCTTCGGAAAGCTTACAGAACCTAATAAATAATGCCTCCAATTCCCAAAGTGGCGGTCAAGGTATTACCGAAGGCAGTGGCGATCAAGGTCGGGAAGATGGTGATCCCAATTCGAATAATTATACCGGAAACGGCGGTGGCGGAAATGGCGATGGCAATTACCTTTTGGGCAATCGTAAAGCCCTGGCCAAACCCAAACCCGAACCCTGCGAAGCTTCGGGACGGGTAGTCGTAAAAATCTATGTAGATCCTAAGGGTAATGTGGTGCGTGCGGTAGCCGGTGAGAAAGTTCCCGGTGGAGCAGCCACCACTACCACCAGCTCTTGTTTATTTGAGCGTGCCCGTAAAGCAGCTATGCAAACCACCTTTGAAGCCGATCGCGATGCACCGGTACAGCAAAGTGGTTATATCATTTACAATTTCACCAAGAATTGA
- a CDS encoding acyl-CoA dehydrogenase translates to MNFELTEEHLMIQQAARDFAQNELLPGVIERDDKQQFPAEQVKKMGELGFLGMMVDPKYNGAGLDTISYVLAMEEISKVDASASVIMSVNNSLVCWGLEKFGTEEQKEKYLKRLATGEIIGAFCLSEPEAGSDATSQKTTAIDMGDHYLLNGNKNWITNGGSASVYLVMAQTDVEKGHRGINCLIVERDMEGFTVGKKEDKMGIRGSDTHSLMFQDVKVPKENRIGEEGFGFKFAMKVLSGGRIGIASQALGIASGAYELAVKYAKERKTFGKEIGKHQGVGFKLADMATEIDAARLMCLRAAWLKDNGMNFDKESAMAKLYASDVAMKTTVEAVQVHGGYGFVKEYHVERLMRDAKITQIYEGTSEIQKIVISRAVLAD, encoded by the coding sequence ATGAATTTTGAACTTACGGAGGAGCATTTAATGATCCAACAAGCAGCGCGCGATTTCGCTCAGAATGAATTACTTCCTGGCGTAATCGAACGTGATGACAAGCAACAATTCCCAGCCGAGCAGGTGAAGAAAATGGGAGAATTGGGCTTCTTGGGTATGATGGTAGATCCTAAGTACAATGGTGCTGGTCTCGATACCATCTCCTATGTTTTAGCCATGGAAGAGATTTCTAAGGTAGATGCTTCTGCTTCCGTAATCATGTCGGTAAACAATAGCTTGGTTTGCTGGGGTCTGGAGAAATTTGGTACCGAAGAGCAAAAAGAAAAATACTTGAAGCGCTTAGCTACCGGTGAAATCATTGGTGCTTTCTGCCTGTCTGAGCCCGAAGCTGGATCAGATGCTACTTCTCAAAAAACCACCGCCATCGATATGGGCGATCACTACCTTTTAAACGGTAACAAAAACTGGATCACCAATGGTGGTTCGGCTAGCGTTTACTTGGTAATGGCCCAAACGGATGTGGAGAAAGGTCACCGCGGAATTAACTGCTTGATCGTTGAGCGCGATATGGAAGGTTTTACCGTAGGTAAGAAAGAAGACAAAATGGGAATTCGTGGTTCTGATACCCATTCTTTAATGTTCCAGGATGTAAAAGTGCCTAAGGAAAACCGCATTGGTGAAGAAGGCTTCGGTTTCAAATTCGCCATGAAGGTATTGAGTGGTGGCCGTATTGGTATCGCTTCTCAAGCTTTGGGTATCGCCAGTGGTGCTTATGAATTAGCCGTGAAGTATGCTAAAGAACGTAAGACCTTCGGTAAAGAGATTGGAAAGCACCAGGGAGTAGGTTTCAAATTAGCTGATATGGCTACTGAGATCGATGCCGCTCGCTTAATGTGTTTACGTGCCGCCTGGTTGAAAGACAATGGTATGAACTTCGACAAGGAAAGTGCTATGGCTAAATTATACGCATCAGACGTGGCCATGAAAACTACCGTAGAGGCTGTGCAAGTACACGGTGGATACGGATTCGTAAAAGAATACCATGTAGAGCGTTTAATGCGCGATGCGAAGATCACTCAGATTTATGAGGGTACTTCCGAAATTCAAAAGATTGTAATCTCTCGTGCGGTATTGGCCGACTAA
- a CDS encoding ExbD/TolR family protein yields the protein MDLQRRSKVSAEFNMSSMTDIVFLLLIFFMLASTLVTTSALDLVLPKSEAQTVKRKDVSVNIDPNKQISVGSVIVSLSELEREVLKQVAGKEEAVVILRADKSVPYEMVVKVMDIAYRNRLKMIAATDPS from the coding sequence ATGGACTTACAACGCAGATCGAAAGTAAGCGCCGAATTCAACATGAGCAGTATGACGGATATCGTCTTCCTGCTCCTGATCTTCTTTATGCTGGCTTCAACCCTGGTTACCACCAGTGCCCTGGATTTGGTCTTACCTAAAAGCGAAGCCCAAACCGTGAAGCGTAAAGATGTATCGGTAAACATTGACCCCAATAAACAAATTTCGGTGGGTAGTGTAATTGTATCATTGTCAGAATTAGAGCGTGAAGTATTAAAGCAGGTAGCCGGAAAAGAAGAGGCGGTAGTAATACTACGTGCCGATAAAAGCGTACCTTATGAAATGGTGGTAAAGGTGATGGACATTGCCTATCGCAACCGCCTTAAAATGATTGCCGCAACCGATCCCAGCTAG
- a CDS encoding MotA/TolQ/ExbB proton channel family protein: MKLSFLQMSMAEGDSLATEPVEKTLSIWELVSSGGPGGIAIMSVLFILSVIAVYIFVERWGAIKRANQMEGNFMEGIRSNVLAGNLDAARNLCSSEDTPAARMISKGISRIGKPLKDINAAIENTGKLEVSSLETNLPTLATISGAAPMIGFLGTVIGMILAFHEMAAAGGQINIEMLAEGIYTAMSTTVAGLAVGILAYLGYNILVSRVNKTIYNMELRATEFLDLLNEPA; this comes from the coding sequence ATGAAATTAAGCTTTCTGCAAATGAGCATGGCCGAAGGAGACAGCCTGGCCACCGAACCCGTAGAGAAAACTTTAAGCATTTGGGAGCTGGTAAGCAGCGGTGGTCCTGGCGGAATCGCCATTATGTCGGTGCTGTTTATCCTCTCCGTAATTGCGGTTTACATATTTGTTGAGCGCTGGGGCGCGATTAAGCGAGCCAACCAAATGGAGGGCAACTTCATGGAAGGTATTCGCAGCAATGTATTGGCCGGTAATTTAGATGCCGCCCGTAACCTTTGCTCCAGCGAAGACACCCCTGCGGCCCGCATGATTTCCAAAGGAATTTCGCGCATTGGCAAACCCCTAAAGGATATTAATGCCGCCATCGAAAACACTGGTAAACTCGAAGTATCTTCCTTAGAAACCAATCTCCCTACCCTGGCTACCATTTCGGGAGCCGCCCCAATGATTGGATTCTTGGGTACGGTAATCGGGATGATTTTAGCCTTCCACGAAATGGCTGCAGCCGGTGGACAGATTAATATTGAGATGTTGGCCGAAGGAATTTACACCGCCATGAGTACTACCGTAGCCGGTTTGGCCGTTGGTATTTTAGCTTACCTGGGTTATAACATTCTGGTAAGCCGTGTAAATAAGACCATTTACAATATGGAATTACGGGCCACCGAATTCCTCGACCTATTGAACGAACCTGCCTAA
- a CDS encoding UDP-N-acetylmuramoyl-tripeptide--D-alanyl-D-alanine ligase → MDISNLYDLFLSSTGICTDTRKLQKGQLYIALKGENFNGNAFAEKALNEGACAALIDEAQYEGPNRILVEDGLKALQELALFHRRQLKIPVIGLTGSNGKTTSKELTVSVLKQKFRVAATVGNLNNHIGVPLTLLSITEEHEIAVVEMGANAQKEIEFLSSLSLPDIGFITNFGKAHLEGFGGPEGVIKGKSELFENLRQRNKLAWVSITDPIQLERSEGMERCTYGASENADFPVYPIENSGSFVKVHYQDREIQSHLTGAYNFSNIAIAISLGAHFGLSADAIQAGIESYQPQNNRSQLGEGQHNLLVKDYYNANPSSMEAALKNFAELTERPQDSKWVILGDMFELGDYEAEEHQKIADLALSQGYENTILVGKAFAATQGNAVKFEQTAALLPWLETHLPKGKLILVKGSRGMTLEKAAELL, encoded by the coding sequence ATGGACATCAGCAATCTTTACGATCTCTTCCTTAGCAGCACCGGCATTTGTACCGACACTAGAAAGCTGCAGAAAGGACAACTCTATATCGCATTAAAAGGCGAGAATTTTAATGGCAATGCTTTCGCTGAAAAGGCCCTCAATGAAGGCGCCTGCGCAGCCCTTATTGATGAAGCACAATACGAAGGTCCTAATCGCATTCTGGTAGAAGATGGCTTAAAGGCCCTCCAGGAGTTAGCCCTTTTCCATCGCCGGCAATTAAAGATCCCCGTGATTGGCTTAACCGGAAGTAATGGCAAAACCACCAGTAAGGAATTAACGGTTTCCGTCCTTAAACAGAAGTTCAGGGTGGCTGCTACCGTAGGCAACCTCAATAATCATATTGGCGTACCCTTAACCCTGCTCAGCATTACCGAGGAGCATGAAATAGCGGTGGTAGAAATGGGCGCTAATGCTCAAAAGGAGATTGAATTTCTATCCAGTCTTTCCTTACCGGATATCGGCTTTATTACCAATTTCGGGAAGGCGCATTTAGAAGGTTTCGGTGGACCAGAAGGCGTAATTAAAGGCAAAAGCGAACTCTTCGAAAATCTTCGTCAACGGAATAAATTGGCTTGGGTATCGATTACAGATCCCATTCAATTGGAGCGCAGCGAAGGCATGGAACGTTGTACTTATGGCGCTTCTGAAAATGCTGACTTCCCGGTTTACCCCATCGAAAATTCAGGGAGCTTTGTAAAGGTGCATTATCAGGATCGGGAGATCCAATCGCACTTAACCGGAGCTTATAACTTTAGCAATATTGCCATTGCCATAAGTTTGGGCGCGCATTTTGGCCTTTCGGCGGATGCGATCCAAGCGGGCATTGAATCCTACCAACCCCAAAACAATCGCTCACAATTAGGCGAAGGACAACATAACCTTTTGGTAAAGGATTATTACAATGCCAATCCCAGCAGTATGGAAGCGGCCTTGAAAAACTTTGCGGAGCTCACCGAGCGCCCTCAGGACTCGAAATGGGTTATTCTCGGAGATATGTTCGAATTGGGAGATTATGAAGCAGAAGAACATCAGAAAATAGCAGATTTGGCGCTTAGTCAAGGCTATGAAAATACCATCTTAGTAGGAAAGGCCTTTGCCGCGACGCAAGGAAATGCTGTAAAGTTCGAACAAACTGCTGCCCTCCTACCCTGGCTGGAAACGCATCTGCCGAAAGGCAAATTAATCCTGGTAAAAGGGAGCAGAGGCATGACCTTGGAGAAAGCAGCGGAATTGCTCTAA
- a CDS encoding PorP/SprF family type IX secretion system membrane protein, whose amino-acid sequence MNKRLLTFFAILALGSTQVLQAQDAHFSQFYANPMYLNPAFAGVAKCPRLNLNYRNQYPVLNVYQTYSASYDQYVEPLNGGVGILLMRDEAGDGAFSTTDASLVYSYHLKASRKFSILAGFQGTYRQIAIDWNSFTFPDEIDPYFGFVRETSEPNPGSNTVSAFDLTAGLIGYTEKFYFGFVASHLTQPDVSFFVQDRLPMKFTAHMGFTIPLGRKRLVTDLQNYLIPNIVYQVQGPYDQITTSLAFSRGDFKGGLGFRSSTTNPDALVILVGYTPLEGNWGFGYSYDYTISSIANNLGGAHELTLSYQFPCRAPRKKTKAISCPKF is encoded by the coding sequence ATGAACAAAAGACTACTAACCTTTTTTGCAATTTTGGCTCTGGGCAGCACCCAAGTGCTTCAAGCACAGGATGCTCATTTCAGTCAATTCTATGCAAACCCCATGTATTTGAACCCCGCATTTGCTGGGGTGGCCAAATGCCCGCGCCTTAACCTAAATTACCGGAATCAGTATCCGGTATTGAATGTGTACCAAACCTATAGTGCCAGCTACGATCAATATGTAGAGCCACTGAACGGTGGGGTGGGAATTCTGCTAATGCGCGATGAGGCCGGAGACGGTGCCTTCTCAACAACCGATGCAAGCCTCGTATACAGCTACCACTTAAAAGCATCTCGTAAGTTTAGCATCCTAGCTGGTTTTCAAGGTACCTATCGCCAGATTGCGATCGACTGGAACAGCTTCACCTTCCCGGATGAGATCGATCCCTATTTTGGATTCGTTCGTGAAACCTCTGAGCCTAATCCCGGTAGCAATACCGTAAGTGCATTCGACCTTACCGCTGGATTAATTGGCTATACCGAAAAATTCTACTTTGGCTTTGTTGCCTCTCACCTTACTCAACCCGATGTAAGCTTCTTTGTACAAGATCGCTTACCGATGAAATTCACTGCCCACATGGGCTTCACTATTCCTTTAGGTCGTAAACGTTTGGTTACCGACTTACAGAATTACTTGATTCCAAACATTGTATACCAAGTACAAGGACCTTACGATCAAATTACAACCAGCCTCGCCTTTTCGCGTGGCGATTTCAAAGGAGGCTTAGGATTCCGTAGCAGTACTACTAACCCAGATGCTTTAGTGATTTTGGTAGGCTATACGCCTCTCGAAGGAAACTGGGGCTTTGGTTACAGCTACGATTATACCATCTCCAGTATTGCTAACAATTTGGGAGGAGCCCATGAACTGACCTTAAGCTATCAGTTCCCTTGTCGTGCCCCTCGCAAAAAGACCAAAGCAATAAGTTGCCCTAAGTTTTAG
- a CDS encoding SUMF1/EgtB/PvdO family nonheme iron enzyme: MNRLNFLKSLSPALAAAFLLSSCGGDSSNTTGWAYNDSDNGGFSVNTDYEGQETGPGLVFVEGGTFTMGRVEQDVYQDWDNIPRQVSVQSFYIDENEITNTDYREYLYWIRRVFDIDYYPEILTTALPDTLVWRDELSYNEMYVENYFRHPAYNFYPVVGVSWIQAMKYCSWRTDRVNENILIEQGIFNEFPDQSDADHFNTEVYLYKSGEYTQQNKAGLEDHNPNSPFGDEGRPVRIEDGILLPKYRLPTEAEWEYAAYGNIGSRVYNRVTDANKFTWNGSASRNPEADQRGDMLANFKRGRGDYMGTGGWLNDQAATTMQVKFYPPNDYGLYDMAGNVAEWVMDVYRPLTLEDVRGLNPYRGNEFKTWDKDYQGLGALEVLQEPQRDGDSNIVALPGELPRRDVTEEENLNRRNYKKADYRDHIDGDKQSSIYYDAETEEGEPLMYDYATTTLVGNTTRVFKGGSWKDNAYWLSPGTRRFLEEDQSTDFIGFRCAMDRVGFQNLDPDREKRHKKPKRDKFKRYNYN, from the coding sequence ATGAACCGATTGAATTTTCTAAAATCATTGAGCCCAGCCTTGGCAGCAGCATTTCTGCTCAGTTCATGTGGTGGCGATTCATCAAATACCACCGGATGGGCCTATAATGATTCCGATAATGGCGGATTCTCTGTAAATACCGATTACGAAGGACAAGAAACCGGTCCCGGTTTAGTCTTTGTTGAAGGCGGTACCTTTACCATGGGTCGCGTAGAACAAGATGTGTATCAAGATTGGGATAATATTCCCCGTCAAGTTTCAGTACAGTCTTTCTACATTGACGAAAACGAAATTACCAATACCGACTACCGCGAATACCTCTACTGGATTCGTCGTGTATTTGATATTGACTACTATCCAGAAATTTTAACCACTGCTTTACCAGATACCTTGGTATGGCGCGACGAGCTCTCTTACAATGAAATGTATGTAGAGAACTACTTCCGTCACCCTGCCTATAATTTCTATCCTGTAGTAGGTGTGAGTTGGATTCAAGCGATGAAGTACTGCTCTTGGCGTACCGACCGTGTAAACGAGAATATTCTGATCGAACAAGGAATCTTCAACGAATTCCCAGATCAAAGTGATGCAGACCACTTTAATACTGAAGTATACCTTTACAAGAGTGGTGAATATACCCAGCAAAACAAAGCTGGTTTAGAAGATCACAACCCTAATAGCCCATTTGGTGATGAAGGTCGTCCTGTACGTATTGAGGATGGTATCTTATTACCTAAGTACCGTCTCCCAACCGAAGCCGAGTGGGAATATGCGGCTTATGGTAACATTGGAAGCCGTGTATACAACCGAGTTACTGACGCGAACAAATTTACTTGGAATGGTTCTGCTTCTCGTAACCCAGAAGCTGATCAGCGTGGTGATATGTTAGCGAACTTTAAGCGTGGCCGTGGTGACTATATGGGAACCGGTGGTTGGTTAAATGACCAAGCTGCTACTACCATGCAGGTAAAATTTTACCCTCCTAATGATTACGGTTTATATGATATGGCTGGTAACGTTGCCGAATGGGTAATGGATGTTTACCGTCCCCTTACTTTAGAAGATGTTCGTGGCTTAAACCCGTACCGTGGTAATGAGTTTAAAACCTGGGATAAAGACTATCAAGGTTTAGGTGCTCTAGAAGTATTACAAGAACCACAAAGAGATGGCGATTCTAACATCGTAGCATTACCTGGTGAATTACCTCGTCGTGATGTTACTGAAGAAGAAAACTTAAACCGTCGTAACTACAAGAAAGCAGACTATCGTGACCATATCGATGGTGATAAGCAATCTTCTATCTATTACGATGCTGAAACCGAAGAAGGTGAGCCATTAATGTATGATTATGCCACCACTACCCTAGTAGGTAATACCACTCGTGTATTTAAAGGTGGTAGCTGGAAAGACAATGCTTATTGGTTAAGCCCTGGTACCCGTCGCTTCCTGGAAGAAGATCAGTCTACTGACTTTATCGGATTCCGTTGTGCTATGGACCGTGTAGGATTCCAGAACCTCGACCCTGATCGTGAAAAACGACACAAGAAACCAAAGCGCGACAAGTTCAAGCGTTACAATTATAATTAA
- a CDS encoding anhydro-N-acetylmuramic acid kinase — protein MAQNLYPKARMRVLGLMSGTSLDGLDLCLVEFDCEASGTYRILAAETYAYPKHWQEALSFKNLEARALHQLDEDYSRYLASQVQRFCQEHAQGQEDIDFIGSHGHTWFHEPDKGISYQIGNRPILAIESGFPVICDFRLQDVALGGQGAPLVPIGDRDLFADQQACLNLGGFANISADIKGQRRAWDIAPCNLGMNHYCQQLGLAYDASGHVAASYAHDDVLFAQLNALEYYALEAPKSLGREWLDAVVFPLLAKSALSPEVIIATLNRHCAYQIAQSLNRYQLKQVLISGGGAYNQTLIDSIGIWGSFDLEIAETTLLEFKEALIFAYLAYLQVQGKNNVLASVTGARRDHCSGIRFDP, from the coding sequence ATGGCGCAAAATCTTTATCCTAAAGCTAGAATGAGAGTCTTAGGTTTAATGTCGGGAACCTCTTTAGATGGTCTCGACCTCTGCCTGGTAGAATTCGACTGCGAGGCCAGCGGTACCTATCGCATTCTGGCCGCCGAAACCTATGCCTATCCCAAGCATTGGCAAGAAGCCCTCAGCTTCAAAAACTTAGAAGCCCGGGCCCTGCATCAATTGGATGAGGACTACAGTCGCTATTTAGCCAGTCAAGTACAGCGGTTTTGCCAGGAGCATGCGCAAGGCCAGGAGGATATCGACTTTATCGGTTCCCACGGGCATACCTGGTTTCATGAACCGGATAAGGGTATTAGCTATCAAATTGGAAATCGACCGATATTGGCCATTGAATCCGGCTTCCCTGTAATCTGCGATTTTAGGCTACAGGATGTAGCTTTGGGAGGACAGGGTGCTCCATTGGTTCCTATTGGCGATCGAGATTTGTTTGCTGACCAGCAGGCTTGTCTGAACTTGGGGGGCTTTGCTAATATATCGGCCGACATCAAAGGCCAAAGGAGGGCTTGGGATATCGCCCCCTGCAATCTCGGCATGAACCATTATTGCCAGCAATTGGGCTTGGCTTATGACGCATCCGGCCATGTCGCCGCCAGTTATGCCCATGATGATGTGCTCTTTGCCCAACTCAATGCCCTAGAATACTATGCATTAGAAGCACCCAAAAGTTTGGGCCGCGAATGGTTAGATGCCGTAGTATTTCCGCTCTTGGCGAAATCGGCCCTGAGCCCGGAAGTAATCATCGCTACCTTAAACAGACATTGCGCCTATCAGATTGCGCAAAGCTTAAATCGCTATCAACTGAAGCAGGTGCTTATTAGCGGGGGTGGCGCCTATAATCAAACCCTTATCGATTCCATTGGCATTTGGGGTAGCTTCGATTTAGAGATCGCGGAAACTACTTTATTGGAATTTAAAGAAGCCCTGATTTTCGCCTATCTCGCCTATTTACAGGTACAGGGAAAAAACAATGTTTTGGCTTCGGTTACGGGAGCCCGCAGGGATCATTGCAGCGGGATACGTTTTGATCCGTAA
- the nhaD gene encoding sodium:proton antiporter NhaD, translating to MIYSLMVVVFVLGYLAIALEHNIKIDKAASALMTGTICWALYVIGAEGIIDFHSVPHWISDMFAEEKNITDQHEIVTHYVTEFQILEHLGEIASILFFLMGAMTIVELVDAHEGFSVITDRIKTTSRRSLLWIICILTFFFSAALDNLTTSIVMVSLLRKLIDDKKDRWLFAGMVVIAANAGGAWSPIGDVTTTMLWIGGQISAGAVIIKLILPSLIALIVPLIVLTPRMKGNVTRPRKAEGKEHFVNPTTERERNIVFGVGVGGLLFVPLFKTYTHLPPFMGMMLSLSVLWMITEIMHRSKNRETKSKLSVIGVLRKIDTASVLFFLGILLAVASLQSAGQLGALANTLDNNIGTGTETGVYSVGVIIGLLSAIVDNVPLVAASMGMYDIDPTMGGLFASDGLFWEFLAYCAGTGGSALIIGSAAGVAVMGLESISFGWYLKKISILAIIGYFAGAATYIIQESIFHL from the coding sequence ATGATTTACTCCTTAATGGTTGTGGTCTTTGTGCTGGGTTACCTAGCCATTGCCCTGGAACACAACATTAAAATCGATAAAGCGGCCTCGGCCTTAATGACCGGAACCATCTGTTGGGCTCTGTACGTTATTGGTGCCGAAGGAATCATAGATTTCCATTCTGTTCCGCATTGGATTTCGGATATGTTCGCTGAAGAAAAGAACATTACCGATCAGCATGAAATCGTGACCCACTATGTAACGGAATTCCAAATCCTGGAACACCTGGGGGAAATCGCTTCGATTTTATTCTTCCTGATGGGTGCCATGACCATTGTGGAGTTGGTGGATGCACATGAAGGTTTTTCGGTAATTACCGATCGTATTAAAACCACCAGTCGCCGCAGCCTCCTTTGGATCATCTGTATATTAACCTTCTTCTTCTCTGCTGCTTTGGATAACCTTACTACCTCGATTGTAATGGTATCCTTGCTACGGAAGTTGATTGACGACAAGAAGGACCGTTGGCTATTTGCCGGTATGGTAGTGATTGCCGCTAATGCCGGTGGGGCCTGGTCTCCAATTGGTGATGTAACGACCACCATGCTGTGGATTGGCGGTCAGATTAGCGCCGGGGCTGTAATCATTAAATTAATTCTTCCCAGTTTAATTGCCCTGATTGTTCCTTTAATCGTACTAACGCCTCGCATGAAAGGCAATGTAACGCGCCCTCGCAAAGCCGAAGGCAAGGAGCATTTTGTAAACCCTACTACCGAACGCGAGCGCAATATTGTATTTGGCGTAGGTGTAGGTGGTTTGCTTTTCGTTCCCCTGTTTAAGACCTATACTCACCTCCCTCCTTTTATGGGAATGATGTTGAGTTTAAGTGTGCTGTGGATGATCACTGAAATTATGCACCGTTCTAAAAACCGTGAGACCAAATCCAAGCTATCAGTGATTGGAGTTTTACGTAAGATTGATACCGCCAGTGTATTATTCTTCCTGGGAATTTTATTGGCAGTAGCCAGCTTACAATCCGCCGGACAATTAGGCGCCTTAGCTAATACCCTCGATAATAATATTGGCACCGGCACCGAAACGGGAGTGTATTCCGTGGGGGTTATTATTGGTCTCTTATCTGCCATTGTAGATAATGTGCCTTTGGTAGCCGCTTCTATGGGTATGTATGATATTGATCCAACTATGGGCGGTTTATTCGCTTCGGATGGATTGTTCTGGGAATTCCTGGCTTATTGCGCTGGTACCGGAGGTTCGGCCTTGATCATTGGTTCTGCTGCTGGTGTAGCGGTAATGGGCTTGGAGAGTATCTCATTTGGTTGGTACCTGAAAAAGATTTCCATTTTGGCGATCATTGGCTATTTCGCAGGTGCCGCCACTTACATTATTCAAGAATCGATCTTCCACCTTTAG
- a CDS encoding Glu/Leu/Phe/Val dehydrogenase, translated as MKDLLKIYENKPAEIVFHWHDSETTAEGWVVINSLRGGAAGGGTRMREGLNEHEVLSLAKTMEIKFTVAGPPIGGAKSGINFNPNDPRKEGVLKRWYAAVKPLLKNYYGTGGDLNVDEIHEVIPITSNMGIEHPQEGVLMGHFAPNSEQKQQKIEQLQKGVLLPVHKADYTPGEAGQYTVADLITGYGTAESVRHFYDIYGGDLAGKRVIIQGWGNVASAAAFYLAQEGAKIVGIIDRVGGIIEPAGLSYDRIKELYNARKGNYLVADDMLSFEEANEKIWSTGAEIFIPAAASRLISKDNLDQMIANGLEVISSGANVPFADTEIFYGPIAEYADQKVNCIPDFISNCGMARVFGYLMQGAATLTDEAIFTDTSSIIREALVETHKLKADKLELTKTAYEIALKQLI; from the coding sequence ATGAAAGACCTATTAAAGATATACGAAAACAAGCCGGCGGAAATCGTTTTCCACTGGCATGATAGTGAAACAACTGCCGAAGGATGGGTAGTTATCAATTCCTTACGTGGTGGAGCTGCCGGTGGTGGCACCCGGATGCGCGAAGGCCTCAATGAGCACGAAGTGCTGAGCCTTGCCAAAACCATGGAAATCAAATTTACCGTTGCCGGTCCTCCTATTGGTGGGGCTAAGAGCGGAATCAACTTTAATCCGAATGACCCACGCAAAGAAGGCGTTTTAAAACGTTGGTATGCCGCGGTTAAGCCTTTATTGAAGAACTACTATGGCACCGGTGGTGACCTGAATGTAGACGAGATTCACGAGGTTATTCCCATCACATCCAATATGGGTATCGAACACCCGCAAGAGGGAGTTTTGATGGGTCACTTTGCTCCGAATAGCGAGCAGAAACAACAAAAGATTGAACAGCTGCAAAAAGGCGTGCTCCTACCCGTACATAAAGCCGACTATACTCCTGGTGAGGCTGGTCAGTACACCGTTGCCGATTTAATTACGGGTTATGGTACTGCCGAGAGTGTGCGTCATTTCTACGATATCTACGGTGGCGACTTAGCCGGAAAGCGCGTAATTATTCAAGGTTGGGGAAATGTGGCTTCCGCCGCAGCTTTTTACCTGGCTCAAGAAGGCGCTAAAATTGTAGGTATTATTGATCGCGTAGGTGGTATTATTGAGCCGGCTGGCTTAAGCTACGATCGCATTAAAGAACTCTACAATGCGCGTAAAGGCAATTATTTGGTTGCCGATGATATGCTGAGCTTTGAGGAAGCCAATGAAAAGATTTGGAGCACTGGCGCCGAGATCTTTATTCCGGCTGCCGCTTCACGTTTGATCAGCAAAGACAATTTAGATCAAATGATCGCCAATGGTTTGGAAGTAATCTCTTCCGGAGCCAATGTGCCCTTTGCCGATACTGAAATTTTCTACGGTCCGATTGCCGAGTATGCCGATCAAAAGGTAAACTGCATTCCCGACTTTATCTCGAACTGCGGTATGGCCCGGGTATTTGGTTACCTGATGCAAGGTGCGGCCACCCTAACTGATGAAGCGATCTTTACGGACACCTCAAGCATTATCCGCGAAGCCCTGGTTGAAACCCACAAATTGAAGGCGGATAAATTGGAACTCACCAAAACTGCTTACGAAATCGCTCTGAAACAACTAATTTGA